The proteins below are encoded in one region of Ephemeroptericola cinctiostellae:
- the rseP gene encoding RIP metalloprotease RseP, which produces MTSLWSFIAAILVLVTIHEWGHYWVAKRCGVEIEKFSIGFGQPLISWKNKAGTTFCLAMIPLGGYVKMRGEYAITTAEDRAAQPKGSFAACSVWQRMAIVVAGPLVNLIFALLIFMAFSYGTQQAIAPVAQAPVPSSLASQLGMQTGDTVTAINQAPVSSWGDVSSGVSRALFDQKTIDVVWRSTDGTSHQGQLNTKGVSIEDPTWMDQIGLMPQETQPRFGRIVPNGAADQAGLLEGDEVIEINGQAIHGSAALREAITKSPEKYMALTVKRGAKNMVIDVKPALVEQKTKVNGVETVQKIGRLGVGITGFNMIDVHHNAWDAVKIGSKATWDATLMTFQGMFKILTGQMSLKNIGGPVSIAQMAGDSSSAGWGSFIGFLAMLSVSLGALNLLPIPMLDGGHLVYYVIEVLTGKPVSEKVLAVGQRIGFAFLLCLMGIAFYNDALKLLG; this is translated from the coding sequence ATGACGAGTCTTTGGAGTTTTATAGCGGCCATTTTGGTGCTGGTGACCATTCATGAGTGGGGACACTATTGGGTGGCCAAACGCTGCGGCGTGGAGATTGAAAAGTTTTCAATTGGCTTTGGTCAGCCCCTGATCAGTTGGAAAAACAAAGCAGGCACAACATTTTGTTTGGCCATGATTCCGTTGGGTGGCTATGTCAAAATGCGTGGTGAATATGCCATCACCACGGCTGAAGATCGAGCGGCTCAACCCAAAGGCAGTTTTGCTGCTTGTTCAGTATGGCAACGCATGGCGATTGTGGTGGCGGGGCCGTTGGTGAATTTGATATTTGCACTGTTGATTTTTATGGCGTTTTCGTATGGCACGCAGCAAGCCATTGCACCCGTCGCGCAAGCACCTGTGCCCAGTAGCTTGGCCAGTCAACTGGGCATGCAGACCGGCGATACCGTCACGGCAATCAATCAAGCGCCTGTGAGTAGTTGGGGCGATGTGAGCTCGGGGGTATCAAGGGCGTTGTTTGATCAAAAAACAATCGACGTGGTGTGGCGCAGTACCGATGGCACAAGTCACCAAGGACAGCTCAACACGAAGGGGGTATCCATTGAAGACCCCACATGGATGGATCAAATTGGTTTGATGCCGCAAGAAACACAACCTCGTTTTGGGCGCATTGTGCCCAACGGTGCTGCGGATCAAGCCGGATTGCTCGAAGGTGATGAGGTGATCGAGATCAATGGTCAAGCGATTCATGGCTCGGCAGCCTTGCGCGAAGCCATCACGAAAAGTCCTGAAAAATACATGGCGTTGACGGTTAAGCGTGGTGCAAAAAACATGGTGATCGATGTTAAACCCGCATTGGTGGAGCAGAAAACCAAGGTCAATGGTGTTGAAACCGTGCAAAAAATAGGCCGCCTTGGTGTTGGCATCACAGGGTTTAACATGATTGATGTTCATCATAATGCATGGGATGCGGTGAAAATCGGGTCAAAAGCAACGTGGGATGCCACACTCATGACCTTTCAAGGCATGTTTAAAATCCTCACTGGGCAAATGAGCCTGAAAAACATAGGCGGTCCCGTATCGATTGCACAAATGGCAGGTGACAGCAGTTCAGCGGGCTGGGGCAGCTTTATTGGGTTTTTGGCAATGCTGTCTGTGAGCTTGGGTGCATTAAATTTATTGCCGATTCCTATGTTGGACGGCGGGCATTTGGTATATTATGTCATCGAAGTTCTGACGGGAAAGCCCGTGTCAGAAAAGGTTTTGGCAGTAGGTCAACGCATCGGCTTTGCATTTTTGCTGTGCTTGATGGGGATTGCGTTTTATAATGATGCTTTGAAATTGTTGGGTTAA